The following proteins are co-located in the Neodiprion virginianus isolate iyNeoVirg1 chromosome 6, iyNeoVirg1.1, whole genome shotgun sequence genome:
- the LOC124306727 gene encoding uncharacterized protein LOC124306727 isoform X2, translating to MSAFCEMVLTMKVIKALVFVLIGVQRAASSGPFVQEALAKVFGHWTPYSNVRTIQLLNQLCNESQKDDEVRTDACYGCFFRSSNQPPGYPMLLTMASCADTYLDNTDYGHCQSYLRNATNSISTRTSPGVIYCSFLECIRQVNKNMLIAQCVNEAKAMFSNFKCADFQLTQLFVNATVCVLAKTRCSYLNPITGITQENELANKLNIVSINALQVNTDYDLNIIRVPFVNPAQGDECGKFRNVDQASWPSAEC from the exons ATGAGTGCATTTTGCGAAATGGTATTAACCATGAAAGTGATCAAAGCGTTGGTTTTCGTGTTAATCGGTGTTCAACGAGCAGCCAGCTCCGGGCCATTCGTCCAGGAAGCGCTTGCCAAAGTCTTCGGGCATTGGACTCCATACTCAAA CGTCAGAACGATTCAGTTGTTGAATCAGCTGTGCAACGAGTCGCAGAAGGACGATGAGGTCAGAACCGATGCCTGCTACGGGTGCTTCTTCAGGTCCAGCAATCAGCCCCCCGGATATCCGATGCTTCTGACGATGGCTTCCTGCGCGGACACGTATCTCGACAACACGGATTACGGACACTGCCAAAGCTACTTGAGG AACGCAACGAATTCAATATCCACCCGCACAAGTCCGGGCGTCATTTACTGTTCGTTTCTGGAGTGCATCCGTCAAGTGAACAAGAACATGCTG ATCGCGCAGTGCGTCAACGAGGCTAAGGCCATGTTCTCAAACTTCAAATGTGCCGACTTTCAGCTAACCCAGCTTTTCGTCAACGCTACCGTCTGCGTATTGGCGAAGACACGGTGCAGCTACTTGAACCCCATCACCGGCATCACACAAGAGAATGAGTTAGCGAATAAACTGAACATCGTATCCATCAACGCTCTTCAGGTCAACACCGATTACGACTTGAACATCATTCGGGTGCCTTTTGTGAACCCGGCCCAGGGTGACGAGTGTGGGAAGTTTCGCAACGTTGACCAAGCTTCCTGGCCCTCGGCCGAATGCTAG
- the LOC124306727 gene encoding uncharacterized protein LOC124306727 isoform X1, producing MSAFCEMVLTMKVIKALVFVLIGVQRAASSGPFVQEALAKVFGHWTPYSNVRTIQLLNQLCNESQKDDEVRTDACYGCFFRSSNQPPGYPMLLTMASCADTYLDNTDYGHCQSYLRNATNSISTRTSPGVIYCSFLECIRQVNKNMLEANEVAPPIDQRRLQARGTSSVLTASNNNEHHSHYFASFHFSRRNLQRRKSICVIVDGRKSDGNTIAQCVNEAKAMFSNFKCADFQLTQLFVNATVCVLAKTRCSYLNPITGITQENELANKLNIVSINALQVNTDYDLNIIRVPFVNPAQGDECGKFRNVDQASWPSAEC from the exons ATGAGTGCATTTTGCGAAATGGTATTAACCATGAAAGTGATCAAAGCGTTGGTTTTCGTGTTAATCGGTGTTCAACGAGCAGCCAGCTCCGGGCCATTCGTCCAGGAAGCGCTTGCCAAAGTCTTCGGGCATTGGACTCCATACTCAAA CGTCAGAACGATTCAGTTGTTGAATCAGCTGTGCAACGAGTCGCAGAAGGACGATGAGGTCAGAACCGATGCCTGCTACGGGTGCTTCTTCAGGTCCAGCAATCAGCCCCCCGGATATCCGATGCTTCTGACGATGGCTTCCTGCGCGGACACGTATCTCGACAACACGGATTACGGACACTGCCAAAGCTACTTGAGG AACGCAACGAATTCAATATCCACCCGCACAAGTCCGGGCGTCATTTACTGTTCGTTTCTGGAGTGCATCCGTCAAGTGAACAAGAACATGCTG GAAGCGAACGAGGTTGCGCCACCGATCGATCAGAGACGATTGCAGGCTCGAGGGACGTCGAGCGTATTGACAGCGAGTAACAACAATGAACACCACTCCCACTATTTTGCAAGCTTCCACTTTAGCCGACGAAACCTGCAGCGGAGGAAGTCGATCTGCGTCATTGTCGACGGACGCAAAAGTGATGGGAACACC ATCGCGCAGTGCGTCAACGAGGCTAAGGCCATGTTCTCAAACTTCAAATGTGCCGACTTTCAGCTAACCCAGCTTTTCGTCAACGCTACCGTCTGCGTATTGGCGAAGACACGGTGCAGCTACTTGAACCCCATCACCGGCATCACACAAGAGAATGAGTTAGCGAATAAACTGAACATCGTATCCATCAACGCTCTTCAGGTCAACACCGATTACGACTTGAACATCATTCGGGTGCCTTTTGTGAACCCGGCCCAGGGTGACGAGTGTGGGAAGTTTCGCAACGTTGACCAAGCTTCCTGGCCCTCGGCCGAATGCTAG